From Pseudarthrobacter equi, a single genomic window includes:
- a CDS encoding class II fumarate hydratase, whose product MTSTEEFRIEHDTMGEVRVPVNALYRAQTQRAVENFPISGKTLERTHIEALAQVKKAAAQANAELGVLDGELAKAIADAADEVAAGKYDGDFPIDVFQTGSGTSSNMNTNEVLAELATRALKAAGSDKVVHPNDHVNASQSSNDVFPTSVHVAATSALINDLIPALGYLAESLERKAVEFKDVVKSGRTHLMDATPVTLGQEFGGYAAQVRYGIERINAALPRVAEVPLGGTAVGTGINTPAGFPERVIELLATDTGLPLTEARDHFEAQANRDGLIEASSQLRNIAISFMKINNDLRWMGSGPNTGLGEIAIPDLQPGSSIMPGKVNPVICEASIMVAAQVIGNDTAIAWSGTNGAFELNVGIPVMAANLLESIRLLANTSRVMADKMIDGITANVERARFLAEASPSIVTPLNKYIGYENAAKIAKTAVKEGLTIRQATEKLGFVGEGEGKVSEADLDKALDVTTMTAPAHKA is encoded by the coding sequence CGGCAAGACCCTGGAGCGCACCCACATCGAGGCGCTGGCACAGGTCAAGAAGGCAGCTGCCCAGGCCAACGCAGAACTGGGCGTGCTCGACGGCGAGCTGGCCAAGGCGATTGCCGACGCTGCCGACGAGGTGGCAGCCGGCAAGTACGACGGCGACTTCCCCATCGACGTTTTCCAGACCGGTTCCGGCACGTCCTCGAACATGAACACCAACGAGGTCCTGGCAGAGCTGGCCACGCGCGCACTGAAGGCCGCCGGCAGCGACAAGGTGGTCCACCCCAACGACCACGTAAACGCTTCGCAGTCCTCTAACGACGTGTTCCCCACATCCGTCCACGTGGCCGCCACGTCTGCGCTGATCAACGACCTGATCCCCGCCCTTGGCTACCTGGCCGAGTCGCTGGAGCGCAAGGCCGTTGAGTTCAAGGACGTCGTCAAGTCCGGCCGCACGCACCTGATGGACGCTACTCCGGTGACCCTGGGCCAGGAGTTCGGCGGGTACGCCGCTCAGGTTCGCTACGGCATCGAACGCATCAACGCCGCGCTCCCCCGCGTGGCCGAGGTTCCGCTGGGCGGCACCGCCGTGGGCACCGGCATCAACACCCCCGCCGGGTTCCCGGAGCGGGTTATCGAACTGCTCGCCACGGACACCGGCCTGCCGCTGACCGAGGCCCGCGACCACTTCGAGGCACAGGCCAACCGCGACGGCCTGATCGAGGCGTCCAGCCAGCTCCGCAACATCGCGATCTCCTTCATGAAGATCAACAACGACCTGCGCTGGATGGGTTCCGGCCCCAACACCGGCCTCGGCGAAATCGCCATCCCGGACCTGCAGCCCGGCTCCTCCATCATGCCGGGCAAGGTTAACCCGGTCATCTGCGAGGCATCCATCATGGTGGCCGCCCAGGTCATCGGCAACGACACCGCCATCGCCTGGTCCGGCACCAACGGCGCATTCGAGCTCAACGTCGGCATCCCGGTGATGGCCGCGAACCTGCTCGAGTCCATCCGCCTGCTGGCCAACACCAGCCGCGTGATGGCAGACAAGATGATCGACGGCATCACGGCCAACGTGGAGCGCGCGCGCTTCCTGGCCGAGGCCTCCCCCTCGATCGTCACGCCGCTGAACAAGTACATCGGCTACGAAAACGCAGCCAAGATCGCCAAGACCGCCGTCAAGGAGGGCCTGACCATCCGCCAGGCCACCGAGAAGCTCGGCTTCGTCGGCGAAGGCGAAGGCAAGGTCTCCGAGGCTGACCTCGACAAGGCACTGGACGTCACCACCATGACGGCACCGGCCCACAAGGCCTAA